A part of Salmo trutta chromosome 15, fSalTru1.1, whole genome shotgun sequence genomic DNA contains:
- the LOC115148740 gene encoding Meckel syndrome type 1 protein-like isoform X1, translated as MALERTRGRRNRRIFTYTDSDCYTNWEGDSQSMVTQVKSNPTFLAHRMANVRHRRQDRQPVDSTFPKSRLITWEPSENFVKTSHVVNTPVQTMHIMGDLGPPGKLGQKEKECLLCTIRADGYGVITIKPDFNKVVSLAKKERWTVMMRESKEL; from the exons ATGGCTCTGGAGCGGACCAGGGGCAGACGGAACCGCAGGATTTTCACCTACACCGATTCTGACTGCTACACCAATTGGGAAGGG GATTCCCAGAGTATGGTGACGCAGGTCAAGTCCAACCCTACCTTCCTGGCACATAGGATGGCCAATGTCAGACACAGACGACAGGACAGACAGCCAGT TGACAGCACCTTCCCCAAGTCCAGGCTGATTACCTGGGAGCCCTCGGAGAACTTTGTGAAGACCAGCCACGTGGTCAACACACCTGTACAGACCATGCACATCATGGGGGACCTGGGACCACCGGGCAA ACTTGGCCAAAAGGAGAAGGAATGCTTGTTGTGCACGATAAGAGCAGATGGATATGGAGTGATTACCATCAAACCAGACTTCAACAAAGTTGTTTCATTAGCAAAG
- the LOC115148740 gene encoding Meckel syndrome type 1 protein-like isoform X3 produces the protein MALERTRGRRNRRIFTYTDSDCYTNWEGDSQSMVTQVKSNPTFLAHRMANVRHRRQDRQPVDSTFPKSRLITWEPSENFVKTSHVVNTPVQTMHIMGDLGPPGKLGQKEKECLLCTIRADGYGVITIKPDFNKVVSLAKESLGKN, from the exons ATGGCTCTGGAGCGGACCAGGGGCAGACGGAACCGCAGGATTTTCACCTACACCGATTCTGACTGCTACACCAATTGGGAAGGG GATTCCCAGAGTATGGTGACGCAGGTCAAGTCCAACCCTACCTTCCTGGCACATAGGATGGCCAATGTCAGACACAGACGACAGGACAGACAGCCAGT TGACAGCACCTTCCCCAAGTCCAGGCTGATTACCTGGGAGCCCTCGGAGAACTTTGTGAAGACCAGCCACGTGGTCAACACACCTGTACAGACCATGCACATCATGGGGGACCTGGGACCACCGGGCAA ACTTGGCCAAAAGGAGAAGGAATGCTTGTTGTGCACGATAAGAGCAGATGGATATGGAGTGATTACCATCAAACCAGACTTCAACAAAGTTGTTTCATTAGCAAAG
- the LOC115148740 gene encoding Meckel syndrome type 1 protein-like isoform X2 has translation MALERTRGRRNRRIFTYTDSDCYTNWEGDSQSMVTQVKSNPTFLAHRMANVRHRRQDRQPVDSTFPKSRLITWEPSENFVKTSHVVNTPVQTMHIMGDLGPPGKLGQKEKECLLCTIRADGYGVITIKPDFNKVVSLAKISAINQQD, from the exons ATGGCTCTGGAGCGGACCAGGGGCAGACGGAACCGCAGGATTTTCACCTACACCGATTCTGACTGCTACACCAATTGGGAAGGG GATTCCCAGAGTATGGTGACGCAGGTCAAGTCCAACCCTACCTTCCTGGCACATAGGATGGCCAATGTCAGACACAGACGACAGGACAGACAGCCAGT TGACAGCACCTTCCCCAAGTCCAGGCTGATTACCTGGGAGCCCTCGGAGAACTTTGTGAAGACCAGCCACGTGGTCAACACACCTGTACAGACCATGCACATCATGGGGGACCTGGGACCACCGGGCAA ACTTGGCCAAAAGGAGAAGGAATGCTTGTTGTGCACGATAAGAGCAGATGGATATGGAGTGATTACCATCAAACCAGACTTCAACAAAGTTGTTTCATTAGCAAAG
- the LOC115148736 gene encoding uncharacterized protein LOC115148736: protein MERKYDVTSSSSSDDFSIYSFTDCESECDDEDHERRTPPLKVEDGKVTKLDVKVMDEDDDLSLHSFDESDFLSPGKDSGPVSVKNGLSPLVTSAPQTLAEALRALPSAVGSPYPVNVPRPLTPLSPVIIAPPRTENFPYRHSPRLAPITNLSESGRKLLQEMAGVAPQEGKVNKKNKGKAKKVVKQEKASKIQQMGNVGESKEEDKKEEKKSLGKRFLQWLLPKLRCSKK from the exons ATGGAGAGAAAATATGATGTGACCTCATCCTCCAGTTCTGATGACTTTTCCATCTACTCCTTCACTGACTGTGAATCGGAG TGTGATGATGAGGATCATGAAAGGAGGACACCACCGCTGAAAGTTGAGGATGGAAAGGTGACCAAGCTTGACGTGAAGGTTATGGACGAGGATGATGATCTGTCTCTCCACTCCTTCGATGAGTCAGACTTCCTG AGCCCAGGGAAGGACTCAGGTCCTGTATCTGTCAAGAATGGTCTCTCTCCTCTTGTGACCTCAGCACCCCAGACCCTGGCTGAAGCCCTACgggccctgccctctgctgtAGGCTCTCCCTACCCAGTAAATGTCCCAAGGCCTCTGACTCCTCTCAGCCCTGTCATTATCGCTCCGCCCCGAACAGAAAACTTCCCATACCGCCACAGCCCTCGCCTGGCTCCCATCACCAACCTGAGCGAGTCCGGCAGGAAGCTGCTCCAGGAAATGGCTGGAGTGGCCCCACAG GAAGGGAAGGTCAATAAGAAAAACAAGGGCAAGGCCAAAAAAGTAGTGAAGCAAGAGAAGGCCAGTAAGATACAACAGATGGGAAATGTTGGAGAAAGTAAGGAGGAGGACAAGAAAGAGGAAAAGAAGAGTCTGGGGAAGAG GTTTCTTCAGTGGCTGCTGCCCAAACTGAGATGTTCAAAGAAATAA